The Leptospiraceae bacterium DNA window TAGAACTGTCTACTCTGTAAGAAACTTTCTCATATCCACTCTGCACCTTGTTTTCTGGGTCAAAGTAAAAGATTTTAAAGGAATAAGAAGCATCGGAATTAGTTGTATAAGATTCAATAAAACCATTCTCTCGTCTATCTTTAGTAGAAATGATTTCAGTAACTTTGTATTTAATTTTTTTTGTATTTAGAATGCGAGCGACAAGAGGAAATGGAATCCCTTTATAATCATCTACTCTAGAAGACTTATCTTTCACATCAGGCTCTGTTACTAGAAGAAAAATTTTCTCACGACTAGTAATGACTTTCCCAGGCTCTGGAATTTGTCCTACAACCGTTTCTGGAGATTGACCTTCCGAAACAGGAATATAAGTAACTCCGCCTAGCGTCAAACTAACGTAAGTCTCACCAGATAAAATTTTATCTAAAGCTGCTTTGGCATTGCCCAGCGTTTGTCCTTTTAACTCAGGCATTTTCACTCTGTCCATACCATTATTGACAGTAAGATAAAGCTTTGCACCTGCTTCTACATTTTTTCCCGCAGAAATGGATTGATAGATGATTTCACCATCATTTTTCTCTGGATAACGCTTGTTTTCAATTCTAACTTTTAGCCTAAGACGCATTAGTTCATTGTGGACTTCCGTATACTGCTGACCCACTAGATCAGGCATCATGACACTAGACGCACTCTTAGTTCTGAGAAGAACGACAAGAAATGCAGCAATAAAAAATACAATTAAGCCAGTTGTAATGAATAATAGATAACCAAGTGCTGGAACCACTTTTAATTTGT harbors:
- a CDS encoding PASTA domain-containing protein, which codes for MKEFLNKLKVVPALGYLLFITTGLIVFFIAAFLVVLLRTKSASSVMMPDLVGQQYTEVHNELMRLRLKVRIENKRYPEKNDGEIIYQSISAGKNVEAGAKLYLTVNNGMDRVKMPELKGQTLGNAKAALDKILSGETYVSLTLGGVTYIPVSEGQSPETVVGQIPEPGKVITSREKIFLLVTEPDVKDKSSRVDDYKGIPFPLVARILNTKKIKYKVTEIISTKDRRENGFIESYTTNSDASYSFKIFYFDPENKVQSGYEKVSYRVDSSKSYKLQIQKIDDDTTTQTLFEDISFQKDEELKFVFYREGDVRVSIIGMDGDKEKSFKFRSDL